The Methanolobus sp. WCC4 genome includes the window TTGTGGAAACATCGGCTATATTGTCCGCAAGCTTCTGGTCATCCGATGCAAGGAGCATGCCCTTAGCACCGAAGGCCCTTGCTGTCAGACCAACATGAGTGGTTATCCTTTTATCCCTCTGGGGACGATGACCCAGTCTTAAAATAACTATCTCTTCAGGCATATCGATCAGACTTCTGTGACGTCGGCTACCTTCTCAAGAAGCATTCCTTCTACGATTATCGGAAGGTCTTCCCTTGCACTCTTGATAGCTTCTGCAAGTTTCTCTTCCTTCTCGGCATAGATGGTCAGGACAGGGTTACCTTCTTCAACTGATTCACCACGCTTTTTGTGAATCCTGACACCTGCACCCTTGTCATTCGGCGCACCTGCAAGTCTTGCGATCTGTACTATACGCTTGTTGTGGAACTCAAGGATATAACCATTGGTAGGTGCTGTGAGTTCTGCTGTGAACTGACCCACCTGAATGTCCTTGTGGGTCACATCAGGATTACCGCCCTGTATCTCTATGATCTCTCTGAACTTGGCCAGTGCCTTGCCGTTCTTCAATGTCTCAATAGCAAGTTCACGACCCTGTCCTTTTGCAGCCACTCCACCCATCTCAAGTAGCATACCCGCAAGGACAGCACTCTTCTCGATAAGACTGTTCGGACCTTCCATTGTTTCAAGGACCTTAAGAGCCTCTATGACCTCAAGTGCAGGACCTACTGTCCTTCCAACCGGAGATGCACCATAGGTAAGAGCACAATCCACATCCATACCAAGGCGTTCTCCAAGACTTATGAGGTCCCTGGCGAGTTTTCTTGCAGCCTTTACATCCGGTAGTTTCGTACCTGAGCCTGTAGGAAGGTCCATAACTACTTTCTGGGCACCTACAGCACCCTTCTTGGCCAGGATGGATGCCAGCAACTGGCAGTGAGGATCGATCGACAGCGGATACTCGATCCTTATGAGCTTATCATCAGCTGGTGCGATATTCGTTGCACCACCCCAGACAATGACACCGCCGACCTTTTCGGTCATTTCCTTGATCTGCTGTGCGTTGAACTCCACAGGAGCAAGGATCTCCATAAGGTCAGCCGTACCTCCTGCACCGGTTATGGCACGGGAACTGGTCTTAGGGATAAGCAGACCATTGGCTGCAACGATAGGAACAATAAGAAGTGAGATCTTGTTGCCTGGAACACCACCTATCGAGTGCTTGTCCATTATAGGGGAGGTACTGAACTCTATACGTTCACCGGTCTCGATCATTGCCTTGGTGAGCCATTCGGTCTCATCCTCGGTCATGTCCTTGATATAGGTAGCAGTAAGGAAAGCAGCAAGTTCGATGTCATTGAGGTTCTCCTCAACTATGTCCTTCACAAGCTCGTATATCTCGTCCCTTTCAAGCTTGTGTCCATCCATTACTTTCCTGATGATACGGGTGGATTTGGGTTTATCTGCAGGTTCGACCTCTACAGTCTCGGTCCATTCCTTCTTAAGCTGTTCCTGCACTTCATGATACAGCCCTACCATTCCGGGAGCTATCATATCCTCTGTAAAATCAACTATAGCTGTGAGTATGGTGTGGTCCCTTATCCTGACCCTGTCACCTTCGTTGACTCCCAGTTCCTTGGCATCAATGGTATTCAGAACCACTTTGTATTTGCCGACCTTGATATCAATAGGCTGTACTTTTAACTGCATTGTTACACCTTTATATTATACAGAAAAACGCATTAAGGGATAAATAGGTTTATGGTAAACTGAAAAATAAGAGAGGAATATCTGGAAAGAACCAGATATCAGATATGATACATGAATTTAATCTTCAACCGGATCAGCAACCTCGCATTGTATGAATGAACCGGACCTGCTCCTTGCAGATGAGCCGCTCTTACCTGTCAGGAAGTTCTTTGTTGTGCATGCCATCCACTTCCAGTGTAATACAACATGGATAAGTGAGAACGCAACCATAAGAAGACCTATCCACTCATGCATCTGGAGCAATTCCCTTCCATCAAACCCTAAGAAGCTTGAATGATGGCCTCCATACATCAGGACGACTCCTGTAACACTTACTATGACCGACTGTGCTAATAACGGCATATCTACAATGTAATTCAATGTTGTCTTCTTCATTTTTAAACTCCTTTTTTCCCTGTAATTTTCCTTTACTTTTCCTGTGACTGTGAAATGTTGTTGAAATGTTGTTGTTCTTATGAGATGAGTTGGATCGAGACCACATGCTGGTGTACGACATTTTGGTGGTACGTTGATGATGGTTTGTGGTTGGGTGGTGGTATGTTGGGTGGTGGTATCAGACATGTGATCTCGCAATTCCCAGATTCGGAAATGCAAATATAAAGATACTTACAATCAAAAAACAAGTATAAAGCTTTAATTTGAAATTAGAACCATACAAAGCTTCTAAAACTTATTGTACATGGATAAATAGACATATACAGCAATAAAAGGAGTATAAAGCTTTATTCAACCATCCATACCCTTTGGTTAATAGCACCACTGCACTTAAAAGCAAACAGACATGATATTGCCACATGAACAGGTTCATGGAAATAGCGATCGATGAAGCACGCAAGGGAATGGAACACAACCACGGCGGACCCTTCGGGGCAGTTGTCGTGAAGGATGGAAAGATAGTTTCAAGAGCACATAACAATGTACTGAGAACTAACGATCCCACATCCCATGCCGAGATACTTGCTATCAGGGAGGCATCTGCCGTACTGGAACGCTTTGACCTTTCAGATTGCCAGATATATACAAGCTCACAACCATGTCCTATGTGTCTTGCAGCCATCTACTGGGCACGCATCAGGACCGTGTATTACGGCTCTGACAAAGACGATGTGGCAGCCATAGGTTTCGATGACAGCCAGATCTACAATTACATCTGTAATTATGTTCGCGGAGAAGAGCAGGAAGCTGAGCCCGAGCTCATCAATATAGAAAAAGAGAAATGCCTCGAGCTGCTCGGAGAATGGGATGAGAAGACTGACAAACAGATGTATTGACAGGAGATCATCCTTTACAGCTTTTGATATGATCCATATTATATATATTATGAGATCATCATTATTTATTGAGTATCGAGCAGAATAACCAGGAGAGAAGACATGGAAATAGAACTATTCATACCAAGCATGATCTCACTGCTGATCACCCTCTCACTGATGCTGATATTCGACTTCCTGTTCAGGAAACGGAACCTTTTCGCAAGGGAGAGGATAATACAGCAGCTTATCTTCGTTGCGATCCTTATCACAGGACTTTTGTTTACCGTCTTCACCCTGCCGATAGATGTTGAAGACAAGAATCTGGTGCTTACCTTTGTCAGCATAATCATCGGTGCCATAATCGCATTCTCATCAACGACCTTCGTGGCCAATGCAATGGCCGGGATAATGCTCCGGATGATCCTTCCATTCAAGGTCGGGGATTTCATCCAGACAGATGGTACTTATGGAAGGGTGACCGAGATATACTTCCTGCACACCCAGGTGCAATCTGTTGACAGGGACCTTATCACCGTACCCAACCTGACACTGGTCTCAAAGCCCCTTAAGACCATAAGGTCATCCGGGACGATCATAACCACAAGCGTATCCCTGGGCTATAACATACCCCGAAAGGATATTGAGAAGGACCTTCTGAAGGCAGCAGAGATCACAGGTCTTGAGAATCCTTTTGTGCACATTGAAAAACTGGGAGATTTCTCCATAACCTACAAGGTAGGAGGATTGCTCAAGGATATCGAAGGTATCATAACTGCGAGATCAGATTTCAGGAAAAATGTTCTGGACACCCTGCATGGTTCTGACATTGAGATAGTCTCCCCCACATATATGAACCAGAGAGTGCTCAGCGAGGATTACGTATGCCTGCCTCCAAGGGAAATATTCGAGGACAAGGATAAGAAGGAGCCTGAGCCTGAGGTGAAGACCGAGGATATTATATTCGATAAAGCGATCATGGCGCAGATGCTTGACAGGATATACACTACAGCAGACGGGCTTTCTTCACGCAGAAAGAACATGGATGAGAAGATCAAGACCATCGCTGACGAGAGCAAGCGTAATGAGCTGAAAGAACAACTATCCGTACTTGCCCTTAAAGATGAAGAATTAAAACCTGCCATACAGAACCTGAAAGATATTCCCGATATAACTGCAATGCCTGATGAGAAAGATGACACTTATATCAGGATACTGGTCGATGCCGAGAAGGAGATAACCCTGCTGGACAACAGGCACATCGATATTGAAAAGAAGATCGATAAGGTACTGGAAAGGCAGGGATGAAAAGATTTTTTAAATTTGCCGCTATTGAGGAACAGAATGATAATTGGTGTACTTGGTCCCAGAGGAACCTATACTGAAAAAGCTGCAAGGCAATGGATAGAAAAGAAAGGACTTGAAGAGGATACTGTTCTTGAATATTGTGCAGACATACAGGATGTGTTCACCCTGCTCGGGGAAGGAGGATGCGACGTCGGTGTTGTCCCTCTGGAAAATTCTATCGAAGGGGCTGTCGGAGTCACTCTGGACATGCTGATGGAAGGAGATATACATATAATAGGTGAGACCATCGTCACGATCAAGCATTGCCTGCTGTCCAGAGGGAAAAAGGAAGATATCAGAGTTATACTATCCCATCCCCAGGGTATTGGCCAGTGTCGCCATTCCCTGAAAGAGCATTTTCCTGATGCTGAACTAAGGACAACAGGAAGTACATCCCATGCAGCAAAACTTTCCACTGAATTCGAGGAAATGGCTGCTATCGCTTCACCTGAGACCGCGGAGATGTATAACCTTAATATCATAATGCCTGACATCCAGGACCGTAAGCATAACCATACACGTTTTGTCGTCATTACAAGATCCGATGATATGCAGACTATGGAGGGACTGAAAGAGGATGCTGCGGACTGTTCCTACAAGACATCGATCATAGTCTATCTTGACCGTGACCGCCCGGGTGCACTTTATTCCATACTGGGTGAGTTCGCAAAGAACGATATCAACCTTACAAGGATAGAGTCCAGACCTTCAAAGAGAGTACTGGGTGATTACGTGTTCTATATCGACTTCGAAGGAAATATAGACGATACAATTATAAAAGATACGATATATAATATTGAGCCACAGGTAGCGATGTTAAAAATGCTGGGTTCATACCCTAAATTCGATTCCCACTGTGAATCGAACTAGTATCTTTAAAAACACCTTTTACAGGAAATACAGGCAGTGCCAACATGGATGTAAGGGACTTCGTTAAGAAACAGGAAGCTGCACTTAAACGTTACCGCAGGATATACAAACTTCTGGACTTTATCGGGACAACGATCATCCTTTACCTGCTTCTTTTCTACATTGGTTTGGATGAGGTCTTCCAGTACCTGAGTAGCTTTGAGGTCAAGGCAGGCACATCCTATGATATACTGGGAATGAGCATCGCCTTTGAGACACTTGCCCTGACGATCATCGCTTCTTTTATATCTCTCATTGTCACCGTCCTGAGACACCTGCGTGATGACAGGACAAAAGCACTGTTCCTTATTGAGGAAAAATACCCTGAACTGCATGAAAGACTCAGGACGGCCTATGATAATGCAGGTGTTGAGAACCTGATAGTCACCGACCTGTTGAACTCAGTATCCCTGAAGATCAAGCAGGTTGCTTCATCCGCACTTCTCGTAAAAGGAAAAGTTGTGTTCGCACTTATCATCATTCTGGTTTCCAGTGCAACACTGGTCTACGTTGTTGATAACGACGTGCGTACAACCGGATTCACCCCCAAAGAGCTTGCAGAGATGATAGATGACGTAACAGGTGACGATAACGATAAACCGGATGATTTTGTAGTACTGGAAGGTGAAGACGATGACGAAGAAGGGAACTCAGGTTCGGAGGATCTGACAGGAGAAACGGCGATAATCGTGGTAGAAGGAACCGAGGTTGACCTGACACTCCCGGCAGGAAGCGGAATAGGGTTCAGTAATCAGGAAGATGCTGAGGAAGCGGATGAGGATTTTGAACAATCCTCGGCCTACGAGATCAGTATAATCTCATCACAATCATATTACGAAGAATTGCCTGAAGGCTATGAAAGCATCATCAAGTCCTATTTCGAGGAAATGGCAGGCAATTAGATCACACAGATAAATTCACATTCATCAATTACATTCACAGGACAAAGATAAAGGAGATAATAGATGGCTAGCGACCTGAATTCAAGGGATATGTCCCAAACATACAAAATGGCTGGCGATATGTTCGCAACACTTTCCAATGAGATAGGGAAAGTCGTTGTCGGCCAGAAAGATTCAGTGGAACAGATCATCATTGCGATACTCTGTAACGGACATGCACTGGTAGAAAGTAACCCTGGTCTTGG containing:
- the pheA gene encoding prephenate dehydratase, encoding MIIGVLGPRGTYTEKAARQWIEKKGLEEDTVLEYCADIQDVFTLLGEGGCDVGVVPLENSIEGAVGVTLDMLMEGDIHIIGETIVTIKHCLLSRGKKEDIRVILSHPQGIGQCRHSLKEHFPDAELRTTGSTSHAAKLSTEFEEMAAIASPETAEMYNLNIIMPDIQDRKHNHTRFVVITRSDDMQTMEGLKEDAADCSYKTSIIVYLDRDRPGALYSILGEFAKNDINLTRIESRPSKRVLGDYVFYIDFEGNIDDTIIKDTIYNIEPQVAMLKMLGSYPKFDSHCESN
- a CDS encoding nucleoside deaminase; this encodes MNRFMEIAIDEARKGMEHNHGGPFGAVVVKDGKIVSRAHNNVLRTNDPTSHAEILAIREASAVLERFDLSDCQIYTSSQPCPMCLAAIYWARIRTVYYGSDKDDVAAIGFDDSQIYNYICNYVRGEEQEAEPELINIEKEKCLELLGEWDEKTDKQMY
- a CDS encoding AMP phosphorylase is translated as MQLKVQPIDIKVGKYKVVLNTIDAKELGVNEGDRVRIRDHTILTAIVDFTEDMIAPGMVGLYHEVQEQLKKEWTETVEVEPADKPKSTRIIRKVMDGHKLERDEIYELVKDIVEENLNDIELAAFLTATYIKDMTEDETEWLTKAMIETGERIEFSTSPIMDKHSIGGVPGNKISLLIVPIVAANGLLIPKTSSRAITGAGGTADLMEILAPVEFNAQQIKEMTEKVGGVIVWGGATNIAPADDKLIRIEYPLSIDPHCQLLASILAKKGAVGAQKVVMDLPTGSGTKLPDVKAARKLARDLISLGERLGMDVDCALTYGASPVGRTVGPALEVIEALKVLETMEGPNSLIEKSAVLAGMLLEMGGVAAKGQGRELAIETLKNGKALAKFREIIEIQGGNPDVTHKDIQVGQFTAELTAPTNGYILEFHNKRIVQIARLAGAPNDKGAGVRIHKKRGESVEEGNPVLTIYAEKEEKLAEAIKSAREDLPIIVEGMLLEKVADVTEV
- a CDS encoding DUF4405 domain-containing protein, with product MKKTTLNYIVDMPLLAQSVIVSVTGVVLMYGGHHSSFLGFDGRELLQMHEWIGLLMVAFSLIHVVLHWKWMACTTKNFLTGKSGSSARSRSGSFIQCEVADPVED
- a CDS encoding mechanosensitive ion channel domain-containing protein → MEIELFIPSMISLLITLSLMLIFDFLFRKRNLFARERIIQQLIFVAILITGLLFTVFTLPIDVEDKNLVLTFVSIIIGAIIAFSSTTFVANAMAGIMLRMILPFKVGDFIQTDGTYGRVTEIYFLHTQVQSVDRDLITVPNLTLVSKPLKTIRSSGTIITTSVSLGYNIPRKDIEKDLLKAAEITGLENPFVHIEKLGDFSITYKVGGLLKDIEGIITARSDFRKNVLDTLHGSDIEIVSPTYMNQRVLSEDYVCLPPREIFEDKDKKEPEPEVKTEDIIFDKAIMAQMLDRIYTTADGLSSRRKNMDEKIKTIADESKRNELKEQLSVLALKDEELKPAIQNLKDIPDITAMPDEKDDTYIRILVDAEKEITLLDNRHIDIEKKIDKVLERQG